In Phreatobacter aquaticus, a single genomic region encodes these proteins:
- a CDS encoding aspartate aminotransferase family protein → MLANSLVELDRAHLIHPVASWRGHEAAGVRVLASGKGATVTDATGRTLVDGFAGLWCVNAGYGQETIVEAAARQMRQLPYATGYFSLGSEPAIRLAARLAELAPGDLDHVYFTLGGSDAVDSTVRFVRFYQQARGKPEKDQFISVAQGYHGSSTVGAGLTALPAFHAGFGVPLDWQHKIPSHDVYRNPVGQDASAIIAASRDQFLAKIGEVGGADRVAAFYVEPIQGSGGVLVPPAGWMASMRQLCADLDILFVADEVITGFGRTGPMFACADEGIVPDLMTVAKGLTSGYVPMGAVLMSDRVYQVIADGAGRAAVGHGYTYSAHPVSAAVAMAVLDLYEGGLLDNGRLMGERLLTGLRGLADHPLVGDVRGRGMLAAIELVTDKIARTPLPAAAAPAQRIFERAWDNGLVIRAFPTGVLGYAPPLCCTADDIDAIIERTRKTLDQTLEDPDVRHALR, encoded by the coding sequence ATGCTGGCGAATTCACTGGTCGAGCTCGATCGGGCGCACCTCATCCACCCTGTGGCGAGCTGGCGGGGCCACGAGGCGGCGGGTGTCCGTGTCCTTGCCTCGGGCAAGGGCGCGACAGTGACGGATGCGACGGGCCGCACGCTCGTCGATGGCTTTGCCGGCCTCTGGTGTGTCAATGCCGGCTATGGTCAGGAAACGATCGTCGAGGCGGCAGCGCGCCAGATGCGCCAGCTTCCCTATGCCACCGGCTATTTCAGCCTCGGCTCGGAGCCTGCAATCCGGCTGGCGGCGCGCCTCGCCGAGCTTGCCCCGGGCGATCTCGACCACGTCTATTTCACGCTGGGCGGTTCGGACGCCGTCGACAGCACTGTGCGCTTCGTCCGCTTTTACCAGCAGGCACGGGGCAAGCCGGAGAAGGATCAGTTCATCTCGGTCGCGCAGGGCTATCATGGGTCCTCGACGGTGGGTGCCGGACTGACCGCATTGCCGGCTTTCCATGCCGGGTTCGGCGTGCCGCTCGATTGGCAGCATAAAATTCCGTCTCATGACGTCTATCGCAACCCCGTGGGTCAGGATGCGAGCGCGATCATCGCAGCATCCCGGGACCAGTTCCTGGCCAAGATCGGCGAAGTCGGCGGCGCTGATCGGGTCGCCGCGTTCTATGTCGAGCCCATCCAGGGATCCGGCGGCGTGCTGGTTCCGCCGGCCGGCTGGATGGCGTCGATGCGGCAGCTTTGCGCCGATCTCGACATCCTGTTCGTCGCCGACGAGGTGATCACCGGGTTCGGGCGGACGGGGCCGATGTTCGCCTGCGCCGACGAGGGCATCGTTCCCGATCTGATGACCGTCGCGAAGGGGCTGACCTCCGGCTATGTGCCGATGGGCGCGGTCCTGATGTCGGACAGGGTCTACCAGGTGATTGCCGATGGTGCCGGCCGCGCGGCGGTAGGGCATGGCTATACCTATTCGGCCCATCCGGTGAGCGCGGCCGTCGCCATGGCCGTGCTGGATCTCTATGAGGGCGGCCTTCTCGACAATGGCCGGTTGATGGGCGAACGGCTGCTGACTGGGCTTCGGGGGCTCGCCGATCATCCACTCGTCGGCGATGTGCGTGGCCGTGGCATGCTGGCGGCGATCGAGCTTGTCACAGACAAAATCGCCAGGACTCCGCTGCCGGCCGCTGCCGCGCCGGCCCAGCGCATTTTCGAGCGCGCCTGGGACAACGGCCTGGTCATCCGTGCGTTCCCCACCGGCGTGCTCGGCTATGCGCCGCCGCTTTGCTGCACGGCCGATGATATCGACGCGATTATCGAGCGTACGCGCAAGACGCTCGACCAGACCCTTGAGGACCCGGATGTGCGCCATGCTCTCCGCTGA
- a CDS encoding haloacid dehalogenase type II: MMTFRPKFVTFDCHGTLINFDMAGAARRIYGEVLPEPAMANFIRDFSAFRLDEILGAWKPYADVVHRSLERTCRRNNVPFRPEDALRIYEEVPTWGPHPDVPAGLARVAQHIPLVILSNAMNDQIMSNVAKLGAPFHMVITAEETGSYKPQMNGFEYMLDKLGCGPDDITHVSSSFRYDLMTAHDLGIRSKVWVNRGHEPANPYYGYTEIPDISGLPGVFGL, translated from the coding sequence ATGATGACGTTTCGACCGAAATTCGTGACCTTCGACTGCCATGGCACTCTGATCAATTTTGACATGGCCGGTGCTGCCCGCCGCATCTATGGCGAGGTGCTACCCGAACCCGCCATGGCGAACTTCATCCGCGACTTCTCCGCCTTCAGGCTGGATGAGATCCTCGGCGCCTGGAAGCCTTATGCCGATGTCGTCCATCGCTCGCTCGAGCGAACTTGCCGCCGCAACAATGTGCCGTTCAGGCCTGAAGATGCTCTCCGCATCTACGAGGAGGTTCCGACCTGGGGTCCTCACCCCGATGTGCCAGCCGGACTGGCGCGCGTTGCGCAGCATATTCCGCTGGTCATCCTGTCGAACGCCATGAACGACCAGATCATGTCGAACGTCGCCAAGCTTGGCGCGCCGTTCCACATGGTCATCACCGCCGAGGAGACCGGCAGCTACAAGCCGCAGATGAACGGCTTCGAATATATGCTCGACAAGCTCGGCTGCGGACCGGACGACATCACCCATGTCTCGTCCTCGTTCCGCTACGACCTGATGACCGCCCACGATCTCGGCATCCGCTCGAAGGTCTGGGTCAACCGCGGGCACGAGCCGGCCAACCCCTATTACGGCTATACCGAGATCCCCGATATTTCCGGCCTTCCCGGCGTCTTCGGGCTCTAA
- a CDS encoding ABC transporter substrate-binding protein, producing MSNRDVTNWTWTDQTALEDALRRGASRRDLMRMLVAGGVSLAAGNILLGGAGEALAQTPTKGGHMKAAGWSSSTADTLDPAKASLSTDYVRCCAYYNRLTFMEEDGSIKMELAESIESRDATVWTVKLKSGVTFHNGKTFTSADVVFSLMRHLDPAVGSKVNSIAKQIVGVKAVDALTAEIRLAAANADLPTILAMHHFMIIAEGTTDFSNANGTGAFRSKVFEPGVRSIGERNENYFKPQKANLDSFEYFAIPDDSARVNALLSGDIQIASSIKPQSIRLAESRPGIVLSKTTSGNYTNLNARLDMTPGDKSDFVEGLKFLLNRQAIQRSALRGLAEIANDQPIPPTNPYFNADLKPRAFDPDKAKALFQKAGVLNQTIPIVASEAASSSIDMAMIVQQAGAGIGMKFDIQRVPSDGYWSKYWLKAPVHFGNINPRPTPDILFSLLYASDAPWNESQFKSAKFDRMLLEARGQLDFAKRKAIYNEMQVMVANEAGTAIPVFISNVDAISDKVKGLRANPLGGQMGYAFAEYVWLQR from the coding sequence ATGAGCAATCGCGACGTGACCAATTGGACATGGACAGACCAGACTGCCCTTGAAGACGCGCTGCGCCGTGGCGCCAGCCGCCGTGACCTCATGCGGATGCTGGTCGCCGGTGGCGTCAGCCTGGCAGCCGGAAATATCCTTCTCGGTGGGGCGGGCGAGGCGCTCGCCCAGACCCCGACCAAGGGCGGCCACATGAAGGCTGCAGGCTGGTCGTCGTCGACCGCCGACACGCTGGATCCGGCCAAGGCCTCGCTGTCGACCGACTATGTGCGCTGCTGCGCCTACTACAACCGCCTGACCTTCATGGAGGAGGACGGTTCCATCAAGATGGAGCTGGCCGAGAGCATCGAGAGCCGCGATGCCACCGTCTGGACCGTCAAGCTGAAGAGTGGCGTGACGTTCCACAATGGCAAGACGTTCACCTCGGCCGACGTCGTCTTCTCGCTGATGCGCCATCTCGATCCGGCGGTCGGCTCGAAGGTGAACTCGATTGCCAAGCAGATCGTCGGCGTGAAGGCCGTGGATGCGCTGACCGCGGAGATCAGGCTTGCGGCCGCCAATGCCGACCTGCCGACCATCCTCGCCATGCATCACTTCATGATCATTGCCGAGGGGACGACGGACTTCTCCAATGCCAATGGCACCGGCGCCTTCCGCTCCAAGGTGTTCGAGCCGGGCGTCCGCTCGATCGGCGAGCGCAACGAGAACTATTTCAAGCCGCAGAAGGCCAATCTCGACTCGTTCGAGTATTTTGCCATTCCCGACGACTCGGCGCGGGTCAATGCGCTGCTCTCCGGCGATATCCAGATCGCCTCGTCAATCAAGCCGCAATCGATCCGCCTGGCCGAGAGCCGCCCGGGCATCGTGCTGTCCAAGACGACCTCTGGCAATTACACCAATCTCAACGCGCGTCTCGACATGACGCCTGGCGACAAGAGCGATTTTGTCGAAGGCCTGAAGTTCCTGCTCAACCGGCAGGCGATCCAGCGTTCGGCGCTGCGCGGCCTCGCCGAGATCGCCAACGACCAGCCGATCCCGCCGACCAACCCCTATTTCAACGCCGATCTGAAGCCGCGCGCTTTCGATCCCGACAAGGCCAAGGCCCTGTTCCAGAAGGCTGGCGTGCTGAATCAGACCATTCCGATTGTCGCCTCCGAGGCTGCCTCCTCCTCAATCGACATGGCCATGATCGTTCAGCAGGCCGGCGCCGGCATCGGCATGAAATTCGACATCCAGCGCGTGCCGTCCGACGGCTATTGGTCGAAATACTGGCTCAAGGCGCCGGTCCATTTCGGCAATATCAATCCGCGCCCGACCCCTGACATCCTGTTCTCGCTGCTCTATGCGTCGGACGCGCCGTGGAACGAAAGCCAGTTCAAGTCGGCCAAGTTCGACCGGATGCTGCTCGAGGCACGCGGTCAGCTCGACTTTGCGAAGCGCAAGGCGATCTACAACGAGATGCAGGTGATGGTGGCCAATGAGGCCGGCACTGCGATCCCGGTGTTCATCTCCAATGTCGATGCCATATCCGACAAGGTGAAGGGGCTTCGGGCCAATCCGCTCGGCGGCCAGATGGGCTATGCCTTCGCCGAGTACGTCTGGCTGCAGCGCTGA
- a CDS encoding ABC transporter permease, whose product MDQQVAYLVLSRIGVAIVTLIVVSFVVFAATEMLPGDVAQILLGQAATPEAVAGLRQSMKLDDPAFVRFLRWMLGLLSGDLGRSYANNIAVADLVGGRLLNTLKLALVTTVVAVPIALLLGITTAMYRGSAYDRTVNMLVVGVISVPEFMIATLAVLVFAVWLRWLPAVSFATDLSSLWGIVRAFAMPVITQSCVISAQMIRMTRAAVIDTLKTPYVEMALLKGASWNHIVLHHALPNAVGPIINAVALSLSYLLGGVIIVETVFNYPGIAKLMVDAVSTRDLPLIQSCAMIFCLGYLTLITIADIVAIVSNPRLRK is encoded by the coding sequence ATGGACCAGCAGGTGGCCTATCTTGTGCTCAGCCGGATCGGCGTGGCCATCGTCACCCTGATCGTCGTGAGCTTCGTCGTCTTCGCGGCAACAGAGATGCTGCCGGGCGATGTCGCGCAGATTCTGCTGGGGCAGGCGGCAACGCCCGAGGCGGTCGCGGGCCTGCGCCAGTCGATGAAGCTCGATGATCCGGCCTTTGTCCGATTCCTGCGCTGGATGCTCGGTCTGCTCAGCGGCGATCTCGGCCGTTCCTATGCCAACAATATCGCGGTGGCCGACCTCGTCGGCGGCCGATTGCTCAACACGCTGAAGCTGGCTCTGGTCACCACCGTTGTCGCGGTTCCGATTGCGCTGCTGCTGGGCATCACCACCGCCATGTATCGCGGCAGCGCCTATGACCGGACGGTCAACATGCTCGTGGTTGGCGTTATCTCGGTGCCGGAGTTCATGATCGCGACCCTCGCGGTGCTGGTGTTCGCGGTGTGGCTGCGCTGGCTTCCGGCCGTGTCCTTCGCCACCGACCTGTCGAGCCTGTGGGGCATTGTCCGCGCCTTCGCCATGCCTGTGATCACACAGAGCTGCGTGATCTCGGCGCAGATGATCCGGATGACGCGCGCCGCCGTCATCGACACGCTGAAGACACCCTATGTGGAGATGGCGCTGCTCAAGGGGGCGTCCTGGAACCACATTGTGCTGCACCACGCTCTGCCGAATGCGGTCGGGCCGATCATCAATGCGGTAGCCCTGTCACTGTCCTACCTTCTCGGGGGCGTGATCATCGTCGAGACGGTGTTCAACTATCCGGGCATCGCGAAGCTGATGGTCGATGCGGTGTCGACCCGCGACCTGCCGCTGATCCAGAGCTGCGCGATGATCTTCTGCCTGGGTTACCTCACCTTGATTACGATCGCCGACATCGTGGCCATCGTCTCCAATCCGAGGCTGCGCAAATGA
- a CDS encoding cache domain-containing protein gives MTFATRLSLILAGLLALVLGTLSTLALMSAKRDLIARQRSELNTVSVLLRNALDRTSAYALTEVEAMARQPELRAAMAGSNAKAILDRFGETFAFLRAEAGLEIMQFQSAGLRTLARLHDPGRSNDDVSSIRPIVVAANRARRGQRGIEIGPTGILALRGVAPVVNDGQFVGTAEIGFDLRPVLQTVKIGSGAEVAIFISTTMTQAPSRGDGADEVQLKDSTDSRVFAAIARTPAFRLGRDTVQLEAVIGDERWGIVVEPLLDFSGRMIGGMVGAKDATALHAAYRRDALIFGFVAFVGAIVAFSVVLVTLRSFILGPLQAIEDYAGKVETSDKLPEPPKVGGGREVTRTMAAFAALAKRRAEPADLAGKPGGSA, from the coding sequence ATGACCTTCGCCACGCGCCTGTCACTGATCCTCGCCGGCCTTCTCGCCCTGGTGCTCGGCACCTTGAGCACACTGGCCCTGATGTCGGCCAAGCGGGACCTCATCGCCCGCCAGCGCAGTGAGCTCAACACCGTCAGCGTCCTCCTGCGCAATGCGCTTGATCGCACCAGCGCCTATGCGCTGACGGAGGTGGAGGCCATGGCCCGCCAGCCGGAACTGCGCGCCGCCATGGCCGGATCGAACGCCAAAGCCATTCTCGACCGCTTCGGGGAGACCTTCGCATTTCTGCGCGCGGAGGCAGGACTGGAGATCATGCAGTTCCAGAGCGCGGGCCTCCGGACACTGGCGCGCCTGCACGATCCGGGGAGGTCCAACGACGATGTCTCCTCGATCCGGCCGATCGTCGTCGCCGCCAACCGCGCACGCCGCGGGCAGCGCGGTATCGAGATTGGCCCGACGGGCATACTTGCGCTGCGCGGCGTCGCGCCCGTCGTCAACGACGGGCAGTTCGTCGGCACAGCGGAGATCGGCTTCGATCTGCGCCCGGTGCTGCAGACGGTGAAGATCGGCAGTGGCGCGGAAGTCGCCATCTTCATCTCGACCACCATGACCCAGGCGCCCAGCCGCGGCGACGGAGCCGACGAGGTACAGCTCAAGGACTCCACGGATTCGAGGGTCTTCGCTGCGATCGCCCGCACACCCGCCTTCCGCCTCGGCCGAGATACCGTCCAGTTGGAGGCGGTGATCGGCGACGAGCGCTGGGGCATCGTCGTGGAGCCGCTGCTCGACTTCAGCGGCCGGATGATCGGCGGCATGGTCGGCGCCAAGGATGCCACCGCTCTGCATGCGGCCTATCGGCGCGACGCCCTGATTTTCGGCTTTGTCGCGTTCGTCGGCGCCATCGTCGCCTTCTCCGTGGTGCTCGTGACGCTTCGGTCGTTCATCCTCGGGCCGCTGCAGGCCATCGAGGATTATGCCGGGAAGGTCGAGACGTCGGACAAGCTCCCAGAACCGCCGAAGGTCGGGGGCGGCCGGGAGGTGACGCGCACCATGGCCGCCTTCGCGGCGCTGGCGAAGCGGCGCGCCGAACCCGCCGATCTCGCCGGCAAACCCGGAGGCTCGGCATGA
- a CDS encoding ligand-gated ion channel, producing the protein MRRLVRAILAALVALACLGPSAIPSLAQVSLPEGVELPIQVRLAVRVLNIVRLHEVLGEVGASVDFTQRWSDPAVAFDRIERGSERIDLVGPEAEARLKQMWSPDLMIESMIGTPRAQTVSLSLFHDGRVVLVRRFDADFRVQVSMGAFPFDRQALALSFVPPRHPASEVVLTTTEFDRHYSSIAPALSAVNWIPAKLGFRQDTFYGWNARPYSRLTAVAEIDRNWHRYVLRVFVPYFAIMSLSLFLLWAPERVISNTQRAPMVFSSLLALAALSFTFESSFPGSISMNSPIATMISMGYFYLIIVLLLDVLLSQHGSPIAQRYPSLLTEVRRNIRFTVPVIYVGLCLVVMLA; encoded by the coding sequence ATGAGGAGGCTCGTGCGGGCCATCCTTGCTGCCCTCGTCGCGCTTGCCTGCCTTGGGCCGTCGGCCATCCCGTCCCTCGCCCAGGTCAGCCTGCCGGAGGGCGTTGAATTGCCGATCCAGGTGCGCCTCGCCGTGCGCGTCCTCAATATCGTGCGGCTCCACGAGGTGCTCGGCGAGGTCGGCGCTTCCGTCGATTTTACCCAGCGCTGGTCCGATCCGGCGGTCGCCTTCGACCGGATCGAGCGGGGCAGCGAGCGCATCGATCTGGTCGGTCCGGAGGCCGAGGCGCGCCTGAAGCAGATGTGGTCGCCAGACCTGATGATCGAGAGCATGATTGGCACGCCGCGGGCCCAGACGGTTTCGCTCTCGCTCTTCCACGATGGCCGCGTGGTGCTCGTACGCCGGTTCGATGCCGACTTCCGCGTTCAGGTCTCCATGGGCGCCTTTCCCTTCGACCGCCAGGCTCTCGCCCTCTCCTTCGTGCCGCCGCGCCATCCCGCAAGCGAGGTGGTGCTGACGACCACGGAGTTCGACCGACACTATTCCAGCATCGCCCCGGCGCTCTCGGCGGTGAACTGGATCCCCGCCAAGCTGGGCTTCCGGCAGGACACGTTCTACGGCTGGAACGCCCGTCCCTATTCCCGACTGACTGCGGTGGCCGAAATCGACCGCAACTGGCATCGCTATGTACTGCGGGTCTTCGTTCCCTATTTTGCGATCATGTCGCTGTCGCTTTTCCTGCTCTGGGCTCCCGAGCGCGTCATCTCGAATACCCAGCGTGCGCCCATGGTCTTCTCATCACTGCTTGCGCTGGCTGCGCTCAGCTTCACGTTCGAGTCGAGTTTTCCGGGCTCGATCTCGATGAACTCCCCGATCGCGACGATGATCTCGATGGGCTATTTCTACCTCATCATCGTGCTGCTCCTGGATGTTCTGCTGAGCCAGCACGGATCGCCCATCGCACAGCGCTATCCGTCTCTGCTGACCGAAGTCCGGCGCAATATCCGCTTCACCGTTCCGGTGATCTATGTCGGCCTGTGCCTGGTGGTCATGCTCGCCTAG
- a CDS encoding helix-turn-helix domain-containing protein has protein sequence MLVPSAAMLRFSTADFPERDSVEAWRSLFGHTICGLEIEPRGERPFVSEASLRVLPGLGVATGQSSGAHYWRPNHRINSDDLVFVINHAGCDLARMSGREQELLPGHAVLFATDRVGGTTNAGLSRFTTLRLPRSAVPAADDAVLRTVGPDNEALRLLGSYLGILRDTKALATPEQQERVVIHIHHLIAMAVEAPGAVRSSATRTGLAAARLHAIKRDIALNALEPDLQIAWIAARHQVTPRYVQMLFAQAGTHFSEYLRTARLAAAYAMLLAPTDRQKSIGEIALDAGFGNISHFNRAFRREFNATPSEVRACRLEDC, from the coding sequence ATGCTGGTTCCTTCAGCCGCCATGCTGCGGTTCTCGACGGCGGATTTTCCGGAACGGGACTCGGTCGAAGCCTGGCGGAGCCTGTTCGGCCATACAATCTGCGGGCTGGAGATTGAGCCGCGGGGCGAGCGGCCCTTCGTGTCCGAGGCATCTCTGCGAGTCCTGCCAGGCCTCGGCGTTGCGACGGGCCAATCTTCCGGTGCGCACTATTGGCGGCCGAACCACCGGATCAACAGCGACGACCTTGTCTTCGTCATCAATCATGCGGGATGCGACCTGGCGCGGATGAGCGGGCGCGAGCAGGAACTGCTTCCGGGGCACGCTGTCCTCTTTGCTACAGATCGCGTCGGCGGCACCACGAATGCCGGATTGTCCAGGTTCACCACACTTCGGCTGCCACGTTCGGCAGTGCCGGCCGCTGACGATGCCGTCCTGCGCACAGTCGGCCCCGACAACGAGGCACTTCGCCTGCTGGGCAGCTATCTCGGAATCCTGCGCGACACGAAAGCGCTCGCCACACCCGAACAGCAGGAACGGGTCGTCATCCATATCCACCATCTGATCGCCATGGCCGTCGAGGCGCCGGGCGCGGTGCGATCATCGGCCACTCGCACCGGATTGGCCGCCGCCCGCCTGCACGCGATCAAGCGGGATATCGCGTTGAATGCACTGGAGCCCGACCTGCAGATCGCCTGGATCGCAGCGCGCCACCAGGTCACGCCGCGCTATGTTCAGATGCTGTTCGCGCAAGCAGGGACCCATTTCTCCGAATATCTCCGGACCGCGCGTCTGGCAGCAGCCTACGCCATGCTGCTCGCGCCCACGGACCGGCAGAAAAGCATCGGCGAGATCGCTCTCGATGCCGGCTTTGGCAATATCTCGCATTTCAATCGGGCATTTCGGCGGGAGTTCAATGCAACGCCGTCGGAAGTTCGCGCATGCAGGCTCGAGGACTGCTAG
- a CDS encoding HAD-IA family hydrolase: MSKKPLSAFRYISFDVVGTLIDFEAGLTDALHAIAQENGVALDGEEALGHYRAARYMPDVQLFPDDLVRVYGVIAPKLGLPADAANAARFRDAVPAWKAFPDAAEALASLKQTYRLIAMTNAQRWAFDHFNAALGQPFHASFTVDDTGTEKPDPAFFEQVFAFVEGEGATKDDILHTAQSQYHDIGVSRRLGMTNCWIERRHGQTGYGGTIEPASFTVPDYHFTSMAGLAAAVTTARS; the protein is encoded by the coding sequence ATGTCGAAGAAGCCGCTGTCCGCGTTTCGCTATATCTCCTTCGACGTCGTCGGCACGCTGATCGACTTCGAAGCTGGCCTGACCGATGCGCTCCACGCCATCGCGCAGGAGAACGGCGTCGCGCTCGACGGCGAGGAGGCACTCGGCCATTACCGTGCAGCCCGCTACATGCCGGATGTCCAGCTGTTCCCGGACGATCTCGTGCGCGTCTATGGCGTGATCGCTCCGAAGCTTGGGCTCCCGGCCGATGCCGCCAATGCCGCCCGGTTCCGGGATGCGGTGCCGGCATGGAAGGCTTTTCCCGATGCGGCCGAGGCCTTGGCCTCGCTCAAGCAGACTTACCGCCTGATCGCCATGACGAATGCCCAGCGCTGGGCCTTCGACCATTTCAACGCGGCACTGGGCCAGCCGTTTCACGCCTCCTTCACGGTCGACGATACCGGCACCGAGAAGCCCGATCCGGCCTTCTTCGAGCAGGTCTTCGCTTTCGTCGAGGGCGAGGGGGCGACCAAGGACGATATCCTGCACACAGCGCAGAGCCAGTACCACGACATTGGCGTGTCGCGCCGTCTCGGCATGACCAATTGCTGGATCGAGCGGCGCCACGGCCAGACAGGCTATGGCGGAACCATCGAGCCTGCCTCTTTCACCGTGCCTGACTACCACTTCACGTCCATGGCGGGTCTCGCCGCTGCCGTGACGACTGCCCGCAGCTGA
- a CDS encoding patatin-like phospholipase family protein codes for MAQSASRRVEPACLPLGEVPFLLPVTMFRFLARVGVLLAILGTGVACTTHERLPAVPRNQALTVQFLGIADARFHLTTEPERFSRVWLAAERRLAATRGRRLETEHMLALSGGGDNGAFGAGILYGWTQRGNRPDFSLVTGVSTGALIAPFAFLGRAYDEQLKAVYTSVDQNDIAIQRPAISVLTSDSLADTAPLARLIARYVTDEMIDQIGQEYGRGRLLLIGTTDLDLGQPVIWNIGAIAASGHPAAGETIRKVLLASASIPGFFPPVPMDVDVSGQRRQEMHVDGGATTQVFLYPANVPLRDLPQDVGARRRVAWIIRNGRTLERPVQVERGLVPVAQRSISTMIAANSMGDIYRMYLVNRRDNVDFNLAHVTSRFTLENDKPFDRTYMNALFEYGRSEITRDAPWAKKPPGFEP; via the coding sequence GTGGCCCAAAGCGCCTCGCGGCGCGTTGAGCCCGCATGCCTTCCTTTGGGTGAAGTGCCGTTTCTGTTGCCGGTGACCATGTTCAGATTTCTTGCTCGCGTCGGCGTTCTGCTGGCCATTCTCGGTACCGGGGTCGCCTGCACCACGCATGAGCGGCTTCCGGCCGTCCCGCGGAACCAGGCGCTTACGGTTCAGTTCCTTGGCATTGCCGACGCCAGATTTCATCTGACGACCGAGCCGGAGCGCTTCAGCCGGGTCTGGCTCGCGGCGGAGCGGCGCCTCGCCGCCACCCGGGGGCGACGGCTCGAGACCGAACACATGCTCGCGCTGTCCGGCGGCGGCGACAACGGCGCCTTCGGGGCTGGGATCCTCTATGGCTGGACCCAGCGAGGCAACCGTCCGGACTTCTCGCTCGTCACCGGCGTTTCAACCGGCGCGCTGATCGCGCCGTTCGCCTTTCTGGGCCGCGCCTACGACGAGCAATTGAAGGCGGTCTATACCTCCGTTGACCAGAACGATATCGCGATCCAGCGCCCGGCTATCTCTGTCCTCACCAGCGACTCGCTCGCCGACACCGCTCCCCTCGCCCGGCTCATCGCCCGTTATGTCACCGATGAGATGATCGACCAGATCGGTCAGGAATATGGTCGGGGGCGGCTGCTGCTCATCGGCACCACTGACCTTGACCTCGGCCAGCCCGTGATCTGGAACATCGGCGCGATCGCAGCCAGCGGCCATCCCGCGGCGGGGGAGACGATCCGCAAGGTGCTGCTGGCCTCGGCCTCCATCCCTGGTTTCTTCCCGCCGGTTCCCATGGATGTCGACGTCAGCGGTCAGCGCCGTCAGGAAATGCATGTCGACGGCGGCGCCACCACGCAGGTTTTTCTCTATCCGGCCAACGTGCCGCTGCGCGATCTGCCCCAGGACGTCGGCGCCCGTCGTCGCGTCGCCTGGATCATCCGGAACGGCCGCACGCTGGAGCGCCCCGTGCAGGTCGAACGCGGCCTGGTTCCGGTAGCCCAGCGCTCGATCTCAACCATGATCGCCGCCAATTCCATGGGTGACATCTACCGGATGTATCTCGTCAATCGGCGCGACAACGTCGATTTCAACCTCGCCCACGTCACCAGCCGCTTCACGCTGGAGAACGACAAGCCCTTCGACCGCACCTACATGAACGCGCTGTTCGAATATGGGCGCTCCGAAATCACCCGTGACGCGCCTTGGGCCAAGAAGCCCCCCGGTTTCGAGCCGTGA
- a CDS encoding GNAT family N-acetyltransferase, which yields MSAIPDAPVIAFEPFKVAHLDAAVALSRAESWPHRREDWALGLSLSKGVVAMVDGRLVGTAFATPFGPVAMLNMIIVAPEMRGQGLGRLLVERAMARVRADEWRLVATSDGLPLYRKLGFVDGVAIHQHQGLASGGGRPEGIAWLDACEIDQLAALDQAATGMDRAALIGAVAADGRIAAIKENGRLAGFVALRPFGRGQVAGPVIARHPDDARRLLSFALAECDGRFLRVDTQADSGLADWLTDKGLAPVGGGTSMVRGGRVPPDPQWRSFALAAQAFG from the coding sequence ATGTCCGCCATACCTGATGCCCCGGTGATCGCGTTCGAGCCGTTCAAGGTGGCCCATCTCGATGCTGCTGTCGCACTCTCCCGGGCCGAAAGCTGGCCACATCGCCGCGAAGATTGGGCCCTTGGCCTCAGCCTCAGCAAAGGGGTCGTCGCAATGGTCGATGGACGCCTCGTCGGCACTGCCTTTGCGACGCCATTCGGCCCGGTGGCCATGCTCAACATGATCATCGTTGCCCCGGAAATGCGTGGCCAGGGGCTTGGCCGCCTGCTGGTCGAGCGCGCGATGGCTCGCGTCAGAGCAGACGAATGGCGCCTTGTCGCGACCAGCGACGGGCTGCCGCTCTATCGAAAGCTCGGTTTTGTCGATGGCGTCGCGATTCACCAGCATCAGGGGCTGGCTTCCGGCGGGGGGCGGCCAGAGGGCATCGCCTGGCTGGATGCCTGTGAGATAGACCAGCTTGCCGCACTCGATCAGGCGGCGACCGGCATGGACCGGGCCGCCCTGATCGGCGCGGTCGCGGCGGACGGGCGGATTGCTGCGATCAAGGAGAACGGGCGTCTGGCCGGCTTTGTCGCATTGCGCCCGTTTGGCCGCGGGCAGGTCGCAGGCCCCGTCATCGCACGCCACCCGGACGATGCCCGACGCCTCCTGTCGTTCGCGCTGGCCGAGTGCGACGGCCGCTTCCTGCGTGTCGATACGCAAGCCGATAGCGGCCTTGCGGATTGGCTCACCGACAAGGGATTGGCCCCGGTCGGCGGCGGGACATCCATGGTGCGGGGCGGGCGCGTCCCGCCCGATCCGCAATGGCGCAGTTTCGCTCTGGCCGCCCAGGCCTTCGGCTGA